One Acidobacteriota bacterium genomic region harbors:
- the selB gene encoding selenocysteine-specific translation elongation factor, whose amino-acid sequence MTLDRHVVVGTAGHIDHGKSTLVKALTGIDPDRWEEEKRRGITIDLGFAHVELEGRGFSFVDVPGHERFVHNMLAGATGLDLVLLVVAADESVMPQTREHLAICRLLGLQGGVVALTRVDLADAEYVDLVEEEVRGVLAGTFLERAPVVRVSGVTGEGLPALRQALVEQASGLAEREGGPWPRLPIDRVFAAKGFGTVVTGTLLGGPLEVGQSLVAIPGGRRCRIRGLQVHSRSASRVQAHRRVAANLQGVDREQLRRGMVLVPEGREVTARVLDAWITVIDEAPVGVDDGQRLRLHHGTAEVFCRVRMPGGGSLAPGATGAVQLRLEAPLAALPGDRFILRRYSPLVTLGGGRIAELDPPRHRRRRSDWPEHVRALAEAAPAERILLQVCAAGPPGRSVASLVREGVEPEVVAASPPGSLVLLAGEHLLAPEAEAAILDDLLRRLAEHHARHPLAPGPAPERLRADGAPTLSPAAWRALLARAERAGRVIWSREEVRLADHDTRPGAAETEALERALARLEAAGLEALDEEAWLGAEAASMGHLLGWAERTGRAVRLGNGTWIAGGPWQEMIAVLRAEAAGGRKTLDVPAFKNLFSLTRKYAIPILEKLDDQGVTRRAGATRVLRVDSDA is encoded by the coding sequence ATGACGCTCGATCGCCACGTCGTCGTCGGAACCGCCGGCCATATCGACCACGGCAAGTCCACCCTGGTCAAGGCCCTGACAGGTATCGACCCCGACCGCTGGGAGGAAGAAAAGCGCCGGGGCATCACCATCGATCTGGGTTTCGCCCATGTCGAACTGGAGGGGCGCGGCTTTTCCTTCGTCGACGTACCCGGCCACGAGCGTTTCGTGCACAACATGCTGGCGGGGGCCACCGGGCTCGACCTGGTTCTGCTGGTGGTCGCGGCCGACGAGTCGGTGATGCCGCAGACCCGCGAACACCTGGCGATCTGCCGGCTGCTCGGCCTGCAAGGCGGTGTGGTGGCCTTGACGCGGGTCGATCTTGCCGACGCGGAGTACGTCGACCTGGTGGAGGAGGAAGTGCGGGGGGTCCTGGCGGGCACCTTTCTCGAGCGGGCTCCGGTGGTACGGGTCAGCGGCGTCACCGGTGAGGGGCTGCCGGCACTGCGGCAGGCCCTGGTCGAGCAGGCGTCGGGCCTGGCCGAGCGGGAGGGGGGGCCCTGGCCTCGGCTTCCCATCGACCGCGTCTTCGCGGCCAAGGGCTTCGGCACGGTGGTGACCGGCACGCTGCTCGGCGGCCCCCTCGAGGTGGGCCAGAGCCTGGTGGCGATTCCCGGTGGCCGTCGCTGCCGGATTCGCGGCCTGCAGGTGCACTCCCGGTCCGCATCCAGGGTCCAGGCCCACCGGAGGGTGGCGGCGAATCTCCAGGGGGTGGACCGGGAACAGCTTCGGCGGGGGATGGTGCTGGTTCCCGAGGGCCGGGAGGTCACCGCCCGTGTGCTGGACGCCTGGATCACCGTGATCGACGAAGCTCCCGTGGGGGTGGACGACGGACAGCGGCTGCGCCTGCACCATGGCACCGCCGAGGTGTTTTGCCGGGTGCGCATGCCCGGGGGGGGCAGCCTGGCTCCGGGCGCGACCGGGGCGGTGCAGCTGCGCCTCGAGGCGCCCCTGGCGGCACTGCCCGGGGATCGCTTCATCCTGCGGCGCTACAGCCCCCTGGTCACTCTCGGCGGAGGGCGCATCGCGGAACTGGATCCCCCCCGTCATCGTCGCCGTCGGTCGGATTGGCCCGAACACGTCCGGGCCCTGGCGGAGGCCGCACCCGCCGAGCGGATCCTGCTCCAGGTCTGCGCCGCCGGCCCGCCGGGGCGCTCTGTCGCCTCGCTGGTGCGGGAGGGTGTCGAACCGGAGGTCGTGGCCGCCTCCCCGCCGGGCTCCCTGGTGCTGCTCGCCGGGGAGCACCTGCTCGCTCCCGAGGCCGAGGCGGCGATTCTCGATGACCTGCTCCGGCGACTGGCCGAGCACCACGCCCGGCATCCCCTGGCCCCGGGGCCGGCGCCGGAGAGGCTGCGGGCGGATGGCGCCCCCACGCTCTCGCCGGCGGCATGGCGTGCCCTGCTGGCCCGTGCCGAGAGGGCGGGGCGGGTGATCTGGAGCCGCGAGGAGGTCCGCCTGGCCGACCACGACACCCGGCCCGGCGCCGCCGAGACCGAGGCGCTCGAACGGGCCCTCGCCAGGCTGGAAGCCGCCGGCCTGGAAGCGCTGGACGAGGAGGCCTGGCTGGGCGCCGAGGCGGCGTCCATGGGGCACCTGCTGGGCTGGGCCGAGCGGACGGGTCGGGCGGTGCGGCTGGGTAACGGAACCTGGATCGCCGGCGGACCCTGGCAGGAGATGATCGCTGTCCTGCGGGCCGAGGCGGCCGGGGGCCGGAAGACGCTCGACGTGCCCGCATTCAAGAATCTTTTCTCCCTGACCCGCAAGTACGCCATCCCGATTCTCGAGAAGCTCGACGACCAGGGGGTCACCCGCCGGGCCGGTGCGACGCGGGTGCTGCGCGTGGACAGTGACGCTTAA
- the tatA gene encoding twin-arginine translocase TatA/TatE family subunit, giving the protein MTFSAAPLALIGPLGAPELLIIALILVLLFGVRKLPELGKGLGEGIKNFRGAMKEMQEEDKSDPKGGSPS; this is encoded by the coding sequence ATGACCTTCTCCGCTGCTCCCCTGGCGCTGATCGGACCCCTCGGGGCCCCCGAACTGCTCATCATCGCGCTGATCCTGGTCCTGCTCTTCGGTGTGCGGAAGCTCCCCGAACTGGGTAAGGGGCTGGGAGAAGGGATCAAGAACTTCCGTGGTGCCATGAAGGAAATGCAAGAAGAGGACAAGAGCGATCCCAAGGGAGGGTCGCCATCCTGA